The following are from one region of the Mycolicibacterium diernhoferi genome:
- the mce gene encoding methylmalonyl-CoA epimerase — protein sequence MTTEHVDARPALSSALVTAIDHVGIAVPDLDVAAKWYHDHLGMIVLHEEINEEQGVREAMLSVRGAAKGSVQVQLLAPLNENSTIAKFIDRSGPGLQQLAYRTSDIDALSEKLRADGVRLLYDAPRRGTADSRINFIHPKDAGGVLVELVEPNPNAEH from the coding sequence ATGACCACCGAGCACGTCGATGCCCGTCCGGCGCTGTCCAGCGCCCTGGTGACTGCGATTGATCATGTCGGCATCGCGGTGCCCGATCTCGACGTGGCCGCCAAGTGGTACCACGACCACCTCGGCATGATCGTGCTGCACGAGGAGATCAACGAGGAGCAGGGCGTCCGCGAGGCGATGCTCTCGGTGCGCGGCGCGGCCAAGGGCAGCGTGCAGGTCCAGCTGCTGGCTCCGTTGAACGAGAACTCCACGATCGCCAAGTTCATCGACCGCAGCGGTCCGGGCCTGCAGCAGCTGGCCTATCGCACCAGCGACATCGACGCCCTGTCCGAGAAGCTGCGGGCCGACGGCGTCCGTCTGCTCTACGACGCCCCGCGTCGGGGCACCGCGGACTCGCGGATCAACTTCATCCACCCGAAGGACGCCGGCGGCGTACTGGTCGAGCTCGTCGAGCCGAACCCGAACGCAGAGCACTGA
- the murA gene encoding UDP-N-acetylglucosamine 1-carboxyvinyltransferase, whose amino-acid sequence MSDRFVVTGGSRLSGEVAVGGAKNSVLKLMAAALLAEGTSTITNCPDILDVPLMAEVLRGLGATVELDGATVRITSPDEVKYDADFAAVRQFRASVCVLGPLVGRGKRAKVALPGGDAIGSRPLDMHQSGLRQLGARCNIEHGCVVAEADHLRGAEIQLEFPSVGATENILMAAVLAEGVTTIYNAAREPDIADICTMLNEMGAQISGAGSSTLTITGVDRLYPTEHRVIGDRIVAATWGIAAAMTRGDISVTGVDPAHLQLVLHKLHDAGATVTQHDNGFRVVQYERPKAVNVATLPFPGFPTDLQPMAIGLACIADGTSMITENVFEARFRFVEEMIRLGADARTDGHHAVVRGLPQLSSAPVWASDIRAGAGLVLAGLVADGDTEVHDVYHIDRGYPLFVENLVSLGAEVERVS is encoded by the coding sequence GTGAGCGATCGTTTCGTGGTGACGGGCGGGAGCCGGTTGTCGGGCGAAGTCGCCGTCGGGGGAGCAAAGAACAGCGTGCTCAAACTGATGGCGGCAGCGCTGTTGGCCGAGGGCACCAGCACGATCACCAACTGCCCGGACATCCTGGATGTTCCGTTGATGGCGGAGGTACTGCGGGGACTGGGGGCGACCGTCGAACTCGACGGGGCGACCGTCCGGATCACCTCCCCGGACGAGGTCAAGTACGACGCCGACTTCGCCGCGGTCCGGCAGTTCCGGGCCTCGGTGTGTGTGCTCGGCCCACTGGTGGGCCGGGGCAAGCGGGCGAAGGTGGCGTTGCCGGGTGGCGACGCCATCGGTTCGCGCCCGCTGGACATGCACCAGTCCGGGCTGCGCCAGCTCGGCGCCAGATGCAACATCGAGCACGGCTGTGTGGTTGCCGAAGCCGATCATCTGCGCGGCGCGGAGATCCAGCTCGAGTTCCCGTCCGTCGGGGCGACCGAGAACATCCTGATGGCGGCGGTGCTGGCGGAGGGTGTGACGACGATCTACAACGCCGCCCGCGAGCCCGACATCGCCGACATCTGCACGATGCTCAACGAGATGGGTGCGCAGATATCCGGTGCCGGCTCGTCGACGTTGACGATCACCGGGGTGGATCGGCTGTACCCGACCGAGCACCGGGTGATCGGCGATCGGATCGTGGCGGCGACCTGGGGGATAGCCGCGGCGATGACGCGCGGCGACATCTCGGTGACCGGGGTGGACCCCGCGCACCTGCAGCTGGTGTTGCACAAGCTGCATGACGCGGGTGCCACCGTCACCCAGCACGACAACGGTTTCCGGGTGGTGCAGTACGAGCGACCCAAGGCGGTGAACGTGGCGACGCTGCCGTTCCCGGGTTTCCCCACCGACCTGCAGCCGATGGCCATCGGGCTGGCCTGTATCGCGGACGGCACGTCGATGATCACCGAGAACGTGTTCGAGGCGAGGTTCCGGTTCGTCGAAGAGATGATCCGGTTGGGTGCCGACGCCCGTACCGACGGTCACCATGCCGTGGTGCGTGGTCTGCCGCAGTTGTCGAGTGCGCCGGTGTGGGCCTCCGACATCCGGGCCGGTGCCGGCTTGGTGCTGGCCGGCCTGGTCGCCGACGGCGATACCGAGGTGCACGACGTCTACCACATCGATCGCGGTTACCCGTTGTTCGTGGAGAACCTGGTCAGTTTGGGCGCCGAGGTCGAGCGGGTAAGCTAG
- a CDS encoding adenylate/guanylate cyclase domain-containing protein codes for MTDTKSAAQRLGRVLERMTRQTGRVAGTPEYGSWILGRVSESQQRRRVRIQLILTTVVLGANLVGVVVAGLVVTVTFPVPSVFDPQVRWITFAVAPAYVVLAFVAGVIWATNRVINNVRWALAEREPSQQDQLNTFFAPWRLSRVLLALWGGGAAVLTLLYGLQDTDYIPKVLLGISFPGIVVSASCYLFTEFALRPVAAQALEVGSPPRRFAPGIMGRTLTVWALGSGVPVLGILLAAVITLSMQIVSPTQFAVAVMILAVFALAFGFILMWILAWLTATPVRMVRAALNRVERGDLDTNLVVFDGTELGQLQRGFNSMVAGLRERERVRDLFGRHVGREVAALAEQQRPQLGGEELHAAVIFIDIIGSTKLVTSMPARDIVELLNRFFAVVVDEVDRHHGLVNKFEGDAVLAVFGAPVSLDNAEDEALAAARAMATRLRSEVPEVDAGIGVAAGQVVAGNVGAKERFEYTVIGEPVNEAARLCDHAKSVPGHLVASSDTLAKAGESESVHWALGGEVILRGLDQPTRLALPI; via the coding sequence ATGACGGACACGAAGAGCGCGGCCCAACGTCTCGGCCGGGTCCTGGAACGGATGACGAGACAGACCGGTCGCGTCGCCGGGACCCCGGAATACGGGTCGTGGATTCTCGGACGCGTCTCGGAGAGCCAGCAGCGTCGCCGCGTCCGCATCCAGCTGATCCTCACCACGGTGGTGCTGGGCGCCAACCTGGTCGGGGTCGTGGTGGCCGGCCTCGTCGTCACCGTCACCTTCCCGGTGCCGAGCGTGTTCGATCCCCAGGTCCGCTGGATCACCTTCGCGGTGGCACCGGCCTATGTCGTGCTGGCATTCGTCGCCGGGGTGATCTGGGCGACCAACCGGGTGATCAACAACGTCCGGTGGGCCCTCGCCGAACGTGAGCCGTCACAGCAGGATCAGCTCAACACCTTCTTCGCGCCCTGGCGGCTGAGCCGGGTCCTGCTCGCACTGTGGGGTGGCGGCGCCGCGGTGCTGACCTTGCTCTACGGGCTGCAGGACACCGACTACATCCCGAAAGTCCTGCTGGGCATCAGCTTTCCCGGCATCGTGGTCTCCGCAAGCTGCTACCTGTTCACCGAATTCGCGCTGCGTCCCGTCGCCGCGCAGGCCCTGGAGGTCGGCTCGCCACCACGCCGATTCGCGCCGGGCATCATGGGACGCACCCTGACGGTATGGGCGCTGGGCTCGGGTGTGCCCGTGCTCGGCATCCTGCTGGCCGCCGTCATCACGCTCTCCATGCAGATCGTGTCCCCCACCCAGTTCGCCGTCGCCGTGATGATCCTCGCGGTCTTCGCGCTCGCCTTCGGCTTCATCCTGATGTGGATCCTGGCCTGGCTGACCGCCACCCCGGTGCGGATGGTGCGCGCGGCGCTCAACCGGGTCGAGCGAGGCGACCTGGACACCAACCTGGTGGTCTTCGACGGCACCGAACTGGGTCAGCTGCAACGCGGTTTCAACTCGATGGTCGCCGGGCTGCGTGAGCGGGAACGGGTGCGCGATCTGTTCGGCCGGCACGTCGGGCGTGAGGTCGCGGCGCTGGCCGAACAGCAACGCCCGCAACTGGGCGGCGAGGAACTGCACGCGGCGGTCATCTTCATCGACATCATCGGCTCCACGAAGCTGGTCACCAGCATGCCCGCCCGCGACATCGTCGAACTGCTCAACCGGTTCTTCGCCGTCGTCGTCGACGAGGTCGACCGGCACCACGGGCTGGTCAACAAGTTCGAGGGCGACGCCGTGCTCGCGGTCTTCGGTGCACCGGTTTCGCTGGACAATGCCGAGGACGAGGCACTCGCGGCCGCCCGGGCGATGGCGACGCGACTGCGCAGCGAGGTGCCCGAGGTCGACGCCGGAATCGGGGTGGCCGCGGGCCAGGTGGTGGCCGGCAACGTCGGCGCCAAGGAACGCTTCGAGTACACCGTGATCGGGGAACCGGTCAACGAAGCCGCACGGCTGTGTGATCACGCGAAGTCCGTCCCGGGGCATCTGGTGGCCTCCTCGGACACGCTGGCGAAAGCCGGCGAATCCGAAAGCGTGCATTGGGCATTGGGCGGCGAGGTGATCCTTCGCGGCCTCGATCAGCCGACCAGGTTGGCCCTACCGATCTGA
- a CDS encoding DUF2550 domain-containing protein: MSASMMFMVALVGVLLLAVVALGYRLWKLRQVGGTAAILRDYPAEGGHGWRHGVLRYRGGEAEFYRLSSMRWWPDRRLSRLGLEVVARRSPRGDEFDIMTHEIVILELRDVSPERGRGYEVALDRGALTAFTSWLESRPSPRARRRRSA; this comes from the coding sequence ATGAGCGCGTCCATGATGTTCATGGTCGCGCTCGTCGGCGTTTTGCTGTTGGCGGTCGTCGCGCTGGGCTACCGGTTGTGGAAGTTGCGCCAGGTCGGTGGGACGGCGGCCATCCTGCGCGACTATCCGGCCGAGGGCGGCCACGGTTGGCGGCACGGGGTGCTGCGCTACCGGGGTGGCGAGGCCGAGTTCTACCGGCTGTCGAGCATGCGCTGGTGGCCCGATCGCCGGTTGAGCCGGCTGGGGCTGGAGGTCGTCGCGCGGCGTTCCCCGCGCGGGGACGAGTTCGACATCATGACCCATGAGATCGTGATCCTGGAGCTGCGCGACGTCAGTCCCGAACGCGGTCGCGGCTACGAGGTGGCGCTGGACCGCGGCGCGCTGACCGCGTTCACATCCTGGCTGGAATCCCGGCCGTCCCCGCGGGCGCGACGCCGGCGTTCGGCCTGA
- the glsA gene encoding glutaminase A, whose translation MSHQVQRYLDQVRGEFAGVDDGELASYIPELTRVDPHGFGVALSSSDGFVYESGDAATEFTIQSISKPFTYALALESVGCAAVDAKIGVEPSGEAFNEISVDKVTKRPKNPMINAGAIAAVSLVPGSSPDERFALIQDYYSAFAGRRLHIDSEVYASEKTSGDRNRAIAYMLASFGVLDDDPDEVLDVYFRQCSLKVTATDLARMAATLARNGMNPLTGRRATDAPVVRRTLSVMVTCGMYDAAGDWVSAVGMPAKSGVGGGILAVLPGQLGIGTYSPLLDSRGNSVRSVLLCRKLSEELGLHFLTVARDSRSTLRAIYEPRDDIRVYEVHGDLLFCGAEQVVRTVDRGCDEFAVGILDVTRVDDIDDAAKHLLSGMGTTLRERGKVGLIVDPDRMVIGAGSEFEDFRFSTVQDAVDAAAAFLGVEGSDR comes from the coding sequence GTGTCCCACCAGGTGCAGCGCTACCTCGATCAGGTCCGTGGCGAGTTCGCCGGCGTCGACGACGGTGAGTTGGCCAGCTACATCCCCGAGCTGACCCGCGTCGATCCCCACGGTTTCGGTGTCGCACTGTCTTCATCGGACGGGTTCGTCTACGAGTCCGGCGATGCGGCAACCGAATTCACCATCCAGTCGATATCGAAACCGTTCACCTACGCGCTCGCCCTGGAAAGTGTGGGCTGTGCGGCCGTGGACGCGAAGATCGGCGTGGAACCCTCCGGCGAGGCGTTCAACGAGATCAGCGTGGACAAGGTGACCAAGCGGCCCAAGAATCCGATGATCAACGCCGGCGCCATCGCCGCGGTGTCGCTGGTGCCAGGGTCCTCGCCGGACGAGCGATTCGCGCTGATCCAGGACTACTACTCGGCCTTCGCGGGCCGCCGGCTGCACATCGATTCCGAGGTGTACGCATCGGAGAAGACCTCCGGAGACCGAAACCGCGCGATCGCCTACATGCTGGCGAGTTTCGGTGTGCTGGACGACGATCCCGATGAGGTCCTGGACGTGTACTTCCGGCAGTGCTCGCTCAAGGTGACCGCGACGGACCTCGCCCGGATGGCCGCCACCCTGGCCCGCAACGGGATGAACCCGCTGACCGGCCGCCGGGCCACCGACGCCCCCGTGGTGCGCCGAACGCTGTCGGTGATGGTGACCTGCGGCATGTACGACGCCGCCGGGGACTGGGTCAGTGCAGTCGGCATGCCGGCCAAGAGCGGTGTCGGTGGCGGGATCCTGGCGGTGTTGCCCGGCCAACTCGGAATCGGCACCTACTCGCCGCTGTTGGATTCCCGGGGCAACAGTGTTCGGTCGGTCTTGTTGTGCCGCAAGCTTTCTGAAGAGCTCGGCCTGCACTTCCTGACGGTGGCCCGCGATTCACGGTCCACCCTGCGGGCGATCTACGAGCCACGAGACGACATCCGGGTCTACGAGGTGCATGGCGATCTGTTGTTCTGCGGGGCAGAGCAGGTGGTGCGCACGGTCGACCGGGGATGTGACGAGTTCGCCGTGGGCATCCTGGACGTCACGAGGGTCGACGATATCGACGACGCGGCCAAACATCTGCTCTCGGGGATGGGCACGACGCTGCGCGAGCGGGGGAAGGTCGGCCTCATCGTCGACCCGGACCGCATGGTGATCGGTGCAGGATCGGAGTTCGAGGACTTCCGATTCAGTACCGTGCAGGACGCGGTCGATGCCGCTGCCGCGTTCCTCGGTGTGGAGGGCTCAGATCGGTAG
- a CDS encoding DedA family protein, whose product MTSPDEAYQLEGPAGWAVELMEHLGGPGAGLAILVENLFPPVPSEVILPMAGFAARLGELSLLGAIVWTTAGSVLGAWMLYALGAWLGPDRIRQIVSRMPLMDGSDFDKTKAWFERHGQKAVFFGRMLPLFRSFISIPAGIERMNFAVFTALTMAGSLIWNSAFILAGYLLGANWHRVDPYATTLQYLVLAVVVISVGFFVRSRVKRRQISAT is encoded by the coding sequence ATGACCTCCCCAGACGAGGCATACCAGCTCGAGGGCCCGGCCGGTTGGGCCGTCGAACTCATGGAGCACCTCGGCGGTCCGGGCGCGGGCCTGGCCATCCTGGTCGAGAATCTGTTCCCACCCGTCCCGAGCGAAGTCATCCTGCCGATGGCGGGTTTCGCCGCTCGGCTGGGTGAACTGTCGCTGCTGGGGGCGATCGTCTGGACGACGGCGGGCTCGGTTCTGGGGGCTTGGATGCTGTACGCGCTCGGCGCCTGGCTCGGGCCCGACAGGATCCGGCAGATCGTGTCCAGGATGCCGCTGATGGACGGCTCGGACTTCGACAAGACCAAGGCCTGGTTCGAGCGGCACGGTCAAAAGGCGGTGTTCTTCGGGCGGATGCTGCCGTTGTTCCGCAGCTTCATATCCATCCCGGCCGGCATCGAGCGCATGAACTTCGCGGTGTTCACCGCGCTGACCATGGCCGGCAGCCTGATCTGGAACTCGGCCTTCATCCTTGCCGGATACCTGCTGGGTGCGAACTGGCACCGCGTCGACCCCTACGCGACCACGCTGCAGTACCTGGTGCTCGCCGTGGTGGTCATCAGTGTCGGCTTCTTCGTCCGGTCCCGGGTGAAGCGTCGCCAGATCTCGGCGACCTGA
- a CDS encoding DNA-3-methyladenine glycosylase 2 family protein: protein MHDDFDRCYRAVQSKDARFDGWFVTAVLTTGIYCRPSCPVRPPLAQNLRFYPTAAAAQKAGFRACKRCRPDASPGSPEWNVRGDVVARAMRLIADGAVDRCGVTGLAAQLGYTTRQLERLLQAEVGANPLALARAQRTQTARVLIETTDLPFSDVAFAAGFSSIRQFNDTVRSVCALTPTALRRRARARSRDEAVGPDALSLRLPVRAPFAYEGVFGHLAAGAVPGVEEVRDGAYRRTLRLPSGSGVVALTPHPDHVRCRLVVDDFRDLAAAIARCRRLLDLDADPAAIIDALGTDPHLGPLVAKAPGQRIPRTVDEQELAVRVVLGQQVSIKAARTHAGRLAETHGTPFTDTGGGLTRVFPSVDQLAGLDPTTLAMPATRRRTLSTLIAAMADGDVDLSAGADWNRARTRLAALPGVGPWTTELIAMRGLGDPDAFPVTDLGVRIAAEAVGLPAAADTLLTRSARWRPWRAYVTQHLWTALDHAVNEWPPRTNRQEK from the coding sequence ATGCACGACGATTTTGACCGCTGTTACCGAGCCGTCCAGTCCAAGGACGCCCGGTTCGACGGCTGGTTCGTCACCGCCGTGCTCACCACGGGCATATATTGCCGGCCCAGTTGCCCGGTGCGCCCGCCGCTGGCCCAGAACCTGCGGTTCTACCCGACCGCGGCGGCGGCCCAGAAGGCCGGTTTCCGGGCCTGTAAACGGTGCCGCCCGGATGCGTCCCCCGGTTCGCCCGAATGGAATGTCCGCGGTGACGTGGTGGCCCGCGCGATGCGGCTGATCGCCGACGGCGCGGTCGACCGCTGCGGTGTCACCGGGCTCGCCGCCCAGCTGGGGTACACCACCCGTCAGCTCGAACGGCTCCTGCAGGCCGAGGTGGGGGCCAACCCGCTGGCGCTGGCCCGCGCCCAGCGCACCCAGACCGCGAGGGTGCTCATCGAGACGACCGATCTGCCGTTCAGCGATGTCGCATTCGCCGCCGGGTTCAGCAGCATCCGGCAGTTCAACGACACCGTGCGGTCCGTCTGCGCCCTCACCCCGACCGCCCTGCGCCGACGCGCCCGCGCCCGCAGCCGCGACGAGGCCGTCGGCCCCGACGCGCTGTCCCTGCGGCTGCCGGTGCGCGCCCCGTTCGCCTACGAAGGTGTCTTCGGTCATCTGGCGGCCGGCGCAGTGCCCGGGGTGGAGGAGGTCCGCGACGGGGCCTACCGTCGCACCTTGCGGCTGCCGTCCGGGTCCGGTGTGGTGGCGCTGACCCCTCATCCCGACCACGTGCGATGCCGCCTGGTTGTCGACGACTTCCGGGACCTCGCCGCGGCGATCGCCCGCTGCCGCCGCCTGCTGGACCTCGATGCCGATCCCGCCGCGATCATCGATGCGCTGGGTACGGACCCGCACCTGGGTCCCCTGGTGGCCAAGGCCCCGGGGCAACGCATCCCGCGCACGGTCGATGAGCAGGAATTGGCGGTGCGAGTGGTTCTCGGTCAGCAGGTCTCCATCAAGGCCGCCCGCACCCACGCCGGCCGGCTCGCCGAGACGCACGGGACGCCCTTCACCGATACCGGGGGCGGACTGACCCGCGTCTTCCCCTCTGTCGATCAGTTGGCCGGGCTGGATCCGACCACCCTGGCCATGCCGGCCACGCGGCGCCGAACGCTGAGCACCCTGATCGCCGCGATGGCCGACGGCGACGTGGACCTGAGCGCGGGAGCCGACTGGAATCGGGCGCGAACGCGATTGGCCGCGTTGCCGGGCGTCGGGCCGTGGACCACCGAACTGATCGCCATGCGGGGTCTCGGCGATCCGGATGCCTTCCCGGTGACCGACTTGGGAGTCCGGATCGCGGCGGAGGCCGTGGGGCTACCGGCAGCCGCGGATACCCTGCTCACGCGAAGCGCACGTTGGCGCCCGTGGCGGGCCTACGTGACACAGCATCTGTGGACGGCGCTCGACCATGCGGTCAACGAGTGGCCGCCCCGCACGAATCGGCAGGAGAAATGA
- a CDS encoding acetyl-CoA C-acetyltransferase, giving the protein MTTSVIVAGARTPVGKLMGSLKDFSASDLGGIAIKAALEKANVPASLVDYVIMGQVLTAGAGQMPARQAAVAGGVPWDVPSLSINKMCLSGIDAIALADQLIRAGEFEVVVAGGQESMSQAPHLLPKSREGYKYGDATLVDHLAYDGLHDVFTDQPMGALTEQRNDVDQFTRAEQDELAAQSHQKAAAAWKDGVFTDEVVPVKIPQRKGDPIEFNEDEGIRANTTAESLGGLKPAFRKDGTITAGSASQISDGAAAVVVMSKAKAEELGLSWLAEIGAHGVVAGPDSTLQSQPANAIKKAIGREGITVEQLDVIEINEAFAAVSLASTKELGVDPAKVNVNGGAIAIGHPIGTSGARITLHAALELARKGSGYAVAALCGAGGQGDALILRRP; this is encoded by the coding sequence ATGACGACATCGGTGATCGTGGCCGGAGCTCGTACCCCGGTCGGCAAGCTGATGGGCTCGCTGAAGGACTTCTCGGCCAGTGACCTCGGCGGGATCGCCATCAAGGCGGCGCTGGAGAAGGCCAATGTCCCCGCATCCCTCGTCGACTACGTGATCATGGGCCAGGTGCTGACCGCCGGCGCCGGGCAGATGCCCGCCCGCCAGGCCGCCGTCGCCGGCGGTGTGCCGTGGGACGTGCCCTCGCTGAGCATCAACAAGATGTGCCTGTCCGGCATCGACGCCATCGCGCTGGCCGATCAGCTGATCCGCGCCGGGGAGTTCGAGGTCGTGGTCGCCGGTGGCCAGGAGTCGATGAGCCAGGCCCCGCATCTGCTGCCCAAGAGCCGCGAGGGCTACAAGTACGGCGACGCCACCCTGGTGGACCACCTGGCCTATGACGGTCTGCACGACGTGTTCACCGACCAGCCGATGGGCGCGCTCACCGAGCAGCGCAACGACGTCGACCAGTTCACCCGGGCCGAGCAGGACGAACTGGCCGCACAGTCGCACCAGAAGGCCGCGGCGGCGTGGAAGGACGGCGTGTTCACCGACGAGGTCGTGCCGGTCAAGATCCCGCAGCGCAAGGGCGACCCGATCGAGTTCAACGAGGACGAAGGCATCCGCGCCAACACCACCGCGGAGTCGCTCGGCGGTCTGAAGCCGGCTTTCCGCAAGGACGGCACCATCACCGCCGGTTCGGCGTCGCAGATCTCCGACGGGGCCGCTGCCGTCGTGGTGATGAGCAAGGCCAAGGCCGAGGAGCTGGGGCTGAGCTGGCTGGCCGAGATCGGTGCGCACGGTGTGGTCGCCGGTCCGGACTCGACGCTGCAGAGCCAGCCGGCCAACGCCATCAAGAAGGCCATCGGGCGTGAGGGCATCACCGTCGAACAGCTCGACGTCATCGAGATCAACGAGGCGTTCGCTGCAGTGTCGCTGGCGTCCACCAAGGAGCTCGGCGTCGATCCGGCCAAGGTGAACGTCAACGGTGGCGCCATCGCCATCGGCCACCCGATCGGCACGTCCGGCGCGCGGATCACTCTGCACGCGGCCCTGGAGCTGGCCCGCAAGGGGTCCGGCTACGCCGTCGCCGCCCTGTGCGGCGCCGGGGGACAGGGTGACGCGCTCATCCTGCGCCGCCCCTGA
- the nucS gene encoding endonuclease NucS, with protein MRLVIAQCTVDYVGRLTAHLPSARRLLLFKADGSVSVHADDRAYKPLNWMTPPCWTTEELSDEAAVWVVENKAGEQLRITVEDIEHDSSHELGVDPGLVKDGVEAHLQELLAEHVELLGAGFTLVRREYMTAIGPVDLMCRDETGRSVAVEIKRRGEIDGVEQLTRYLDLLNRDTLLAPVSGVFAAQQIKPQARTLATDRGIRCVILDYDKMRGMDNAEFRLF; from the coding sequence GTGCGTCTCGTCATCGCCCAGTGCACCGTCGACTATGTCGGCCGGCTCACGGCACACCTCCCGTCCGCCCGCCGCCTGCTGCTGTTCAAGGCCGATGGATCGGTGAGCGTGCACGCCGACGACCGTGCCTACAAGCCGCTGAACTGGATGACCCCGCCGTGCTGGACGACCGAAGAGCTGTCCGATGAGGCGGCGGTGTGGGTGGTGGAGAACAAGGCCGGCGAGCAGCTGCGCATCACCGTCGAGGACATCGAGCACGACTCGAGTCATGAGCTCGGCGTCGACCCCGGGCTGGTGAAAGACGGTGTGGAAGCACATCTGCAGGAGTTGCTCGCCGAGCACGTCGAACTGCTGGGCGCCGGTTTCACCCTGGTCCGCCGGGAGTACATGACCGCGATCGGTCCCGTCGACCTGATGTGCCGGGACGAGACCGGCCGGTCGGTGGCGGTGGAGATCAAGCGCCGCGGCGAGATCGACGGTGTGGAGCAGCTGACCAGGTACCTCGACCTGTTGAACCGGGACACCCTGCTGGCTCCGGTCAGCGGTGTCTTCGCCGCCCAGCAGATCAAGCCGCAGGCGCGCACGCTGGCCACCGATCGCGGAATCCGTTGTGTGATCCTGGATTACGACAAGATGCGTGGAATGGACAACGCCGAGTTCCGGCTGTTCTGA
- a CDS encoding methylated-DNA--[protein]-cysteine S-methyltransferase, with product MAGMQFRVMESPVGTLTLAGVDGRLQHLRMEDQTYEPSRAGWQLDDTAFPDAVEQLVAYFDGSLTEFSVDLQFGGTEFQRRVWEALLTIPYGETRTYGQIAQQVGAPTAFRAVGLANGHNPIGIIVPCHRVIGANGSLTGYGGGLDRKRKLLNMEKSASELALFD from the coding sequence ATGGCGGGCATGCAATTCCGGGTGATGGAGAGTCCCGTCGGGACACTGACGTTGGCCGGTGTCGACGGTCGCCTGCAACATCTGCGGATGGAGGACCAGACCTATGAGCCGAGCCGGGCCGGCTGGCAGCTCGACGACACGGCCTTCCCGGACGCCGTGGAACAGCTGGTCGCCTACTTCGACGGATCGCTCACCGAATTCAGCGTGGATCTACAGTTCGGCGGGACCGAGTTCCAGCGCAGGGTGTGGGAGGCGCTGTTGACCATCCCCTACGGCGAGACCCGGACATACGGCCAGATCGCGCAGCAGGTGGGTGCTCCCACGGCATTCCGCGCCGTCGGTCTTGCGAACGGACATAACCCGATCGGCATCATCGTGCCGTGCCATCGTGTGATCGGCGCCAATGGCAGTTTGACCGGATACGGCGGCGGACTAGACCGCAAGAGAAAGCTTCTGAATATGGAAAAGAGCGCGTCGGAATTGGCCCTTTTCGATTAG
- a CDS encoding DUF3817 domain-containing protein, which yields MASMANNYDVRSVAGWFRLIAIAEAFSWAGLLVGMYFKHLAGTTEIGVKIFGPLHGGIFVAFLAAALLVGIARKWSVLTWALALLASIVPLGSVIFVIWADRSGRIDGRTVAANRGEDMPNLVA from the coding sequence ATGGCGTCCATGGCTAACAACTATGACGTCCGCAGCGTGGCGGGCTGGTTCCGGTTGATCGCGATCGCGGAGGCGTTCAGCTGGGCGGGGCTGCTGGTCGGCATGTACTTCAAACACCTGGCAGGGACGACCGAGATCGGCGTGAAGATCTTCGGGCCCCTGCACGGCGGCATCTTCGTGGCCTTCCTGGCGGCCGCACTGCTGGTCGGGATCGCACGCAAGTGGAGCGTCCTGACGTGGGCCTTGGCGTTGCTGGCCAGCATCGTGCCGCTGGGAAGTGTGATCTTCGTCATCTGGGCCGACCGGTCCGGTCGCATCGATGGACGCACCGTCGCTGCCAACCGCGGCGAAGACATGCCAAACTTGGTGGCGTGA
- a CDS encoding cob(I)yrinic acid a,c-diamide adenosyltransferase, which translates to MAVHLTRIYTRTGDDGTTGLSDFSRVSKNDARLEAYADCDETNAAIGVALSLGQPDERIRQVLLQIQNDLFDAGADLSTPVVENPEYPPLRVRQDYIDRLEAWCDEFNEDLPTLDSFILPGGTALSALLHVTRTVTRRAERAAWRAVDQYGDSVSLLPAKYLNRLSDLLFILSRVANPDGDVKWKPGGDRQKAGD; encoded by the coding sequence ATGGCTGTGCACCTGACCCGCATCTATACCCGGACCGGCGACGACGGCACCACCGGGCTGAGCGATTTCAGCCGCGTCTCCAAGAACGACGCCCGCCTGGAGGCCTATGCGGACTGCGATGAGACCAACGCCGCCATCGGCGTCGCGCTGTCCCTCGGGCAGCCCGACGAGCGCATCCGTCAGGTGCTGCTGCAGATCCAGAACGACCTGTTCGACGCCGGCGCGGACCTGTCCACACCCGTGGTCGAGAACCCCGAATACCCGCCGCTGCGGGTGCGCCAGGATTACATCGATCGCCTGGAGGCATGGTGTGACGAGTTCAACGAGGATCTGCCGACCCTCGACTCGTTCATCCTGCCCGGTGGCACCGCACTGTCCGCGCTGCTGCACGTGACACGCACCGTGACCCGCCGCGCCGAGCGTGCCGCCTGGCGGGCGGTGGATCAGTACGGGGATTCGGTGAGCCTGCTCCCGGCGAAGTACCTGAACCGGCTGTCGGATCTGCTGTTCATCCTGTCCCGGGTGGCCAATCCGGACGGTGACGTGAAGTGGAAGCCCGGCGGTGATCGGCAGAAGGCCGGCGACTGA